In a single window of the Prochlorococcus marinus str. AS9601 genome:
- a CDS encoding DUF1499 domain-containing protein has protein sequence MKILFLAILICSSFLFPSSSFASHVELKPCVEIAHCVREEWEVNNIEKPFEEIKTFIENTPRTEIVEIDGDYLHAESTSKWMKYVDDLEVSFLPESNILSIRSESRVGESDLGVNQKRVDLLKSKMF, from the coding sequence ATGAAAATACTTTTTTTAGCAATTTTAATTTGTTCAAGCTTTTTATTCCCTTCTTCATCATTTGCCTCACATGTAGAACTAAAACCTTGTGTAGAGATCGCTCATTGTGTACGAGAAGAATGGGAGGTTAACAATATTGAGAAACCTTTTGAAGAGATTAAAACATTTATCGAAAACACTCCAAGAACTGAGATTGTAGAAATAGATGGCGATTATCTTCATGCTGAGTCAACCAGTAAATGGATGAAGTATGTAGACGACTTAGAAGTATCCTTTCTACCTGAATCAAACATCTTATCAATAAGATCAGAATCAAGAGTTGGAGAAAGTGATTTGGGAGTGAATCAAAAAAGAGTTGATTTACTAAAATCTAAAATGTTTTAA
- a CDS encoding metal ABC transporter permease: MSFINSSWWLVPLIITIFSGILCPAMGTVLITHRRLLQVNLISHCVLPGLALALALGIHPSIGGVISGLLGSVIAESLTNKKSENYEAIMNTILAGMLGFGVLIIPLLGIRIDLEAVLFGDLLTANFGDLLRTIIAFLVFILLITFGYEKVVYVGMDPEGASASGINVSLLNLALSFTTALVIVSSMSAVGVILVIALLSTPTLLGLNKAHSLRIAMMRSSFFGLCISLLGFILSIVFNLSPGPAISVICVASLLIPKLRK; encoded by the coding sequence ATGTCTTTTATTAATAGCAGTTGGTGGCTTGTTCCCTTAATAATAACTATTTTTTCAGGAATTCTATGTCCAGCTATGGGAACTGTATTAATAACACATAGGAGATTACTTCAAGTAAATTTAATCTCTCACTGCGTTTTGCCAGGACTTGCTTTAGCCTTAGCGCTTGGAATTCATCCTTCAATTGGTGGGGTTATCAGTGGTCTTTTAGGTTCTGTAATTGCGGAAAGTTTAACTAATAAAAAGAGTGAAAACTATGAAGCAATAATGAACACAATATTAGCCGGAATGCTTGGGTTTGGAGTCCTTATAATCCCTTTACTTGGAATAAGGATCGATTTGGAGGCAGTATTATTTGGCGATTTATTGACAGCAAATTTTGGAGATTTACTTAGAACAATAATTGCTTTTTTAGTATTTATACTTTTAATAACTTTTGGATATGAAAAGGTTGTTTATGTGGGAATGGATCCAGAAGGAGCATCCGCGAGTGGTATAAACGTTTCTTTATTAAATCTTGCTTTGAGTTTTACAACGGCATTAGTAATTGTTAGTTCAATGTCAGCAGTGGGAGTAATTCTTGTTATTGCTCTTCTTTCTACCCCAACACTGTTAGGGCTTAATAAGGCTCATAGTTTAAGAATTGCAATGATGAGGTCTTCATTTTTTGGATTATGTATCTCACTTCTGGGCTTTATTCTATCTATAGTCTTTAATTTGTCGCCTGGACCTGCAATTAGTGTTATTTGTGTCGCATCTCTTTTGATTCCTAAACTTCGTAAATAA
- a CDS encoding Fur family transcriptional regulator has product MIKNTGKKKISETMVTKPDITKRQEQLLEELNKCEDELSGQELHRQLIESGKAMGLTTVYRNLQVLIKHGLIRSRHLPTGEVLYTPVDRDIHHLTCVQCGETSKMEGCPVKDIHTPKTNPKKFQLLFHTLEYFGLCQNCYQAQS; this is encoded by the coding sequence ATGATCAAAAATACGGGGAAAAAAAAGATTTCGGAAACAATGGTAACTAAGCCTGACATTACCAAAAGACAAGAACAACTTCTTGAAGAACTTAATAAATGTGAAGATGAACTGAGCGGTCAAGAGTTGCATAGACAATTGATTGAAAGCGGAAAAGCTATGGGACTGACAACTGTATACAGGAATCTTCAAGTTCTTATAAAGCATGGTTTAATACGTTCTAGACATCTCCCAACAGGAGAGGTTCTTTACACTCCCGTAGATAGAGACATTCATCATTTGACATGTGTTCAATGTGGTGAGACTTCAAAAATGGAAGGGTGCCCTGTAAAAGATATTCATACACCCAAAACAAATCCAAAGAAATTCCAATTGTTGTTCCATACCCTGGAGTATTTCGGACTTTGCCAGAACTGCTATCAAGCACAAAGTTAA
- a CDS encoding OsmC family protein codes for MTKVKCSYLGNLNCEAIHLQSGSLIRTDAPLDHCGKGESFSPTDLLATSLGTCLLTIMAIKAKSKGFDLKGIYLNIEKVMTQHSERKIKELIIDIFIPENTSNETIDFLKKASKECPVTRNLSQEIDIKISWHNDKSLT; via the coding sequence ATGACTAAAGTTAAATGTTCTTATTTAGGAAATTTAAATTGTGAGGCTATTCATCTACAATCTGGAAGTCTTATTAGAACTGATGCACCTTTAGATCACTGCGGTAAGGGTGAAAGTTTTTCCCCAACTGATTTATTAGCGACATCTCTAGGTACTTGCCTGCTAACCATTATGGCAATCAAAGCTAAATCGAAAGGATTTGATTTGAAAGGTATATATTTAAATATTGAAAAAGTAATGACACAACATAGCGAGAGGAAGATAAAAGAACTAATAATAGATATTTTTATACCAGAGAACACTTCTAATGAAACTATTGATTTTTTGAAAAAAGCTTCCAAAGAATGTCCAGTTACAAGAAATTTATCTCAAGAAATAGATATTAAAATTAGTTGGCATAATGATAAATCTCTAACATAG
- a CDS encoding PAP/fibrillin family protein gives MKEIGEIKSNIYKIAAVTDRGQRLNKLISPMYEEKANEMDELIDALKDFSFEISEKLLSGEWELIFSNVELFRSSPFFLAIEKALNDEFKSNLFFKLHQLQVGSFGISTIGRIAQKIDFEKKEFISTFDTTIFGLTTIPILGWFKLLPTFGGRVITLASDLVLRNNFLDMKLQKTKVSKVDGLNKIPLFSELLMDRWYPVKEVWNKLPWNKESPNCQVSIVYLDDEMRIVQDMYGSIFIYIRPSISLLNSNSISND, from the coding sequence ATGAAAGAAATTGGAGAGATAAAGTCAAATATATATAAAATAGCTGCTGTTACAGATAGAGGGCAAAGATTAAATAAATTAATTTCTCCTATGTATGAGGAAAAAGCTAATGAAATGGATGAATTGATTGATGCTCTTAAAGACTTTAGTTTTGAAATATCAGAAAAATTATTGTCTGGAGAGTGGGAATTAATTTTTTCTAATGTTGAATTATTTCGAAGTTCTCCTTTCTTCCTTGCTATTGAAAAGGCATTAAATGATGAATTTAAAAGTAATCTTTTTTTTAAATTACATCAATTGCAAGTAGGATCCTTTGGCATATCAACTATTGGGAGAATTGCTCAAAAGATTGATTTTGAAAAAAAAGAATTTATATCTACTTTTGACACTACAATATTTGGGCTTACAACTATTCCTATCTTAGGTTGGTTCAAACTATTGCCTACTTTTGGTGGAAGAGTAATAACCCTAGCAAGTGATTTAGTTTTAAGAAATAATTTTCTTGATATGAAACTACAAAAGACAAAAGTTTCCAAAGTTGATGGACTTAATAAGATTCCATTATTTAGTGAATTACTTATGGATAGATGGTATCCAGTTAAAGAGGTATGGAATAAGTTACCTTGGAATAAAGAATCGCCAAATTGCCAGGTTTCAATAGTATATTTAGACGATGAAATGAGAATTGTGCAGGATATGTATGGGTCTATTTTTATTTATATAAGACCTTCAATTTCCTTGTTGAATTCAAATTCAATCTCTAATGATTAA
- a CDS encoding Nif11 family protein: protein MSDKDLSNFLKKIEQLNQIAELIKNNPGKKLSLSKCKNHDEVIKLTTEWGFDIGKRWGEY, encoded by the coding sequence ATGTCAGATAAAGATCTAAGTAATTTTCTAAAAAAGATAGAGCAACTTAATCAAATTGCTGAGCTAATAAAAAATAATCCTGGTAAAAAGTTATCCCTTTCAAAATGCAAGAATCATGATGAAGTAATTAAATTAACCACTGAATGGGGTTTTGATATTGGTAAAAGATGGGGAGAATATTAA